AGTATGGAACTCCTTTATATGTTATTGACGAGGAATTAGTTAGAGAAAAATGCAAAAGATATTATAAATCTTTTGCTGTAAAGGAAAGAGGCAATAGAGTTGCTTATGCAGGAAAGGCTTTCTTAACTCTTGCTATGTGTCAGGTAATAGCAGAGGAAGGCTTATGCCTTGATGTAGTTTCAGGAGGTGAGCTTTACACCGCAATAAAAAGCAAATTTCCAATAGAAAATGTCTATTTCCACGGCAATAATAAAACTTTTGAGGAAATAGATATGGGAATCAAGTATGGGGTTGGGAAATTTGTCGTAGATAACTTCTATGAAATAGAAAGAATTGATGAAATAGCTAAAACTTATGATAAAGTTCAAAAGATTCTTTTAAGAATAACTCCAGGCATAGAAGCCCACACTCATGAATATATAAAGACAGGCCAAATAGATTCGAAGTTTGGTTTTACTATTTTAAATAACAATACTCTAAATGCAGTCAAGAGGGCAATAGAGCTTCCTAATATAGAGCTTGTTGGACTCCACTGTCACATAGGATCCCAGATTTTTGATATAACTCCTTATGAGGATGCAGTTGATGTTATGCTTTCTTTAGTAGCAAGCATAAGGCAAGGACTTGGCTATGAATTAAAGGAACTAGATTTAGGTGGAGGCTTTGGAATTCACTATAGAAGTGGGGATAATCCTAAAACAGTAGAACAATTTTGCAGTGCTATATTAAGCAGGGCAGACAAGACCGCAGCCGAATTAGGAATAACCCTACCAAGCCTCACTATAGAACCAGGGAGATCAATAATTGGAAAGGCGGGCACAACTCTTTACACCGTTGGAGCAATAAAAGAAATTCCTGAAGTAAGAAAATATGTAGCTGTTGATGGTGGAATGACAGACAATATAAGACCAGCTCTTTATAAGGCAGAATACGAATGTGTAATAGCAAACAGAGTTGAAGCGGCGAGTAAAGAAAAGGTTACAATCTCAGGAAAGTGCTGTGAATCGGGAGATATTTTGTTAAATGATGTGCAAATACCAAAAGCTCAAAGTGGCGACATTCTTGCGGTGCTCTCAACAGGAGCTTACGGCTACTCCATGTCCAGCAACTATAACAAAATACCTAAGGCAGCTGTAGTCTTTGTTAAGGACGGACAGTCAAAGCTTGTTTGCAAGAGACAAACTTATGAGGATGTTATAAACAACGAGATGATGCTATAAATAAAATTGGTATAAGAATATGCTAGCTTATAACCCGAAGCTTTCTTCAATCAGTTCTTATAATGAACAGAAAATAAAACCTCCATGGCTTTGTACTAACCATGGAGGTTTTTCTCTTGCAAAGTAAAAAGTTAACAATATAACTTTTTAACAATTTAACTTTTTGCTCTGCAAGGAATATGCCTTTAGTAATTGGTATAACTATTACTATTTTATTTCCAGGGCGTGAAGCTGCAGTAACCTATTTCATCGCAAGCTTTTTTCATAGTTTGCCAAAGCTTGGAATCTTTTAAAGTTTGCACTGAGGACGGATACAAAATATGATTTTCTTTATATATGTGATCTCGTAGATTAAAGATTAGATATTTTGCTGCTTCATTAAGCTGTGACTTAAATTCTGCAAAGTCCATATTTTCTACTTTCTCCGATAAACTTTTAATTTCATGTTTCTTAGCTCGCAGCATATCATGTTCCATTCTCATAACTCTTGTTGGTCCTGTGACACCCCTTTTCTCAAGCTCAGGAAATAGAACATCTTCCTCTCTTTTGTGGTGAGGTTCAGCACCAATTATTTCAACAGCTAAATTTAGAAGTTCATTAAATAAGGAAGTGTTTTTATCGAAGCTATTCATCTTTTGGATTTTACTGTTTAACTCTTCAAGTCTAGTTAGTCTTTTTAAAATCTCTTCATGCTCTTCAATCATAGTAGTTAAAACATGATCTGATGTTAAGCTTAATCTTAACTTATCAAGCTCATCCTTTAAAACCTCCATGTGTATATCGCAGAGGTGTCTTAAGTCCTCAGGTTTTGTTCCATTTTCAATAAGCTTTTGTTCAGCTAAAGATAATTCTAGCGGGTCAATATTTGAAACCATCTTTAAGGCCTCTTGTCTTAGTTCAGGAGTTATATCACCTGAGTTTAACTTTTGAAGCAGTTCTACTAATTTATCTATTCGTTCCATATATTTTTCCTCCATTCACTTAATTAACTGTCTTAATTATAGCTTTAGTACAGTTTTCTTTCTGTGATTGGGAACAAATAAAAATGTGATTCAAATCAAATTTTATTTAATGGTTATGTTAAATTACCTGGGTAATTTCAACATTATTTTTCAACATAGCCTATTTAATATGAAGTAAATTATAAAAACTTTTATAATTAAGGGAGTATAAAGGAAATTTTAATGATTTATAGAATATTATTATAAGTTCATTTTCTCATTGGAGGTTGAAGCAGTTTGAAAAGAATTGAATTGGTTTACGAGAAGCTTAAGGAGCTTGATAACGGAAGTGGAGTAAGCGCTCTTGAGCTTGCGGAAGCACTAGGTATAAGCAGAGCAAATGCAAGCAGTGATTTAAATAGATTATGTGAAGAAGGAAAGGCTTCTAAAAGCAACGGCAGGCCGGTGCTTTTTAAAATTACCGAGGAAGGTTTGGCAGAAAAAGAAAGAGAAAGCACAACAATAGATAAATTTGCAGCTAAAAATCAAAGCCTTTTTTCAGCAGTAGAGCAAGCAAAAGCTGCAATATTGTATCCACCTAAAGGAATGCATATATTAATTCTTGGTGATACAGGAGTTGGAAAGTCTATGTTTGCGGGACTTATACATAAGTATGCAATAGAAATGGAAAAGCTTAGAAAGGAAGCACCCTTTGTTACCTTTAACTGTGCGGATTATGCAAACAACCCGCAGCTTTTAATAAGCCAGCTTTTTGGAACTAAAAAAGGTGCATATACAGGAGCTGATTCAGATAAACAGGGTCTTATTGAAAAGGCCAATGGGGGAATACTTTTTTTAGATGAGGTGCATAGGCTCCCCCCAGAAGGGCAAGAAATGTTTTTTACCTTTATGGATAAGGGGATATATAGGCGATTAGGAGAAACAGAGCAGGAAAGAAAAGCAAGTGTAATAATAATATCTGCTACTACAGAAAATCCTGATTCTGCTCTCTTAAGAACATTTACAAGAAGAATACCTATGATAATCAGAATCCCTTCGTTGTCTGAAAGAAGCCTAGAGGAAAGATTTCATCTTATAAGCAGCTTCTTTAGAGAGGAATCTTCAAGGCTTGATAGAGAGATAATGGTCTCTGTCAATTCCATGAGAGCACTTTTAAGCTATGGGTGTTCAAATAATATAGGTCAACTTAAGACTGATATACAGCTTGTTTGTGCTAAAGCTTATGCAGATTTTATTGCTCATAGAAAAAATGGTATTACTATAACCAGCTCTGAGCTTCCCTCATACATTCGGGAAGGTCTATATAGAGAAACTGAACATAGACAAATATGGAATAAGCTTATAGGAATAAATAAGAGATACTGCATCTTTGATAATAGCAGTGATGAAATTTTATTTGAAGAGGAACAAAAAGAAGAAAATATTTATGAAATGATAGATATAAGATTCCATGAGCTTAAAGGGAAAGGCATAAATGGCAGTCAGCTGGAGCAGGAAATGGAAAAGGATATTGATGATTATTTTACCAAGTATCTTTATACTGTTAACAGAAGAATCGATATAACAAATTTGGAAAATCTAATAAGTCATGAAATTGTGGATGTTGTTCAAGAAATCATAAGCTTTAGTGAAGACAGACTTAAGAAGAATTTAAGTCAAAAGGTCTATTATGGTATGGCAGTTCATATAGCAAATTCAATAGAAAGAATTAAAAGAAACAAGAAAATAATTAATCCACAGTTAAATAAGATACGGACTGAGCACCCTGAAGAATTTTCAGCAGCCTTAGACTGCCTGAAGATAATAGAAAGATGTTTGGATATAACGATTCCAATTGATGAAGCAGGTTTTCTGGCTATGTTTTTAGTTTATGATGATAGAGAACGTATAGAGGAACAAGAGGAAGTTAAAGTAATAGTAATCGCTCATGGAGATACGACTGCAGCCTCTATGGCTGAGGTTTCAAACAAGCTTTTAGGAATAAAGCACGTTATGGGGATTAATGCGCCACTCGAAGAAAAACCGCAGCAGGTGCTGTCGAGATTAAAGACCATGGTTAAGGAAAATACTATAACCTCTGATATTCTTCTTTTGGTGGATATGGGATCTCTTACAACCTTTGGTGAAGAGCTTGAAAAAGAGTTTAACATTAATACTAGGACAATACCTTTGGTAAGCACACTTCATGTTTTAGAAGCTGCAAGAAAATCCATGCTTGGGTATTCTTTAGAGCAGGTTTATATGGAAACTATGAATGTTAACAGATTTATAGAGCATGAAGGTGAAAAAGAAGAATTGGAAGAAAGTGTTAAAAATAAAATGGCGATTATAACTATATGCACAACAGGAGAGGGTAGTGCTAGAACAATAAAAGAATTTTTAGAAGCGGAGCTGCAATTTGATAGAAGTATTCTTGAAATTATTCCCCTTAACATTGTGGCTAAGGAAAATATAAGTACTAGGCTTAGAGCGATTTCTAGGGATAAAACAGTATTATGCCTTGTGAGCTCTTTTAATATAAGTTCAAAGCTTCCTAAGTTTGGTCTTCATGAAGTTTTAAGCAGGAAAGCAATAGAACAAATACAGAAGCTTATAGATATAGAAACTACTTATATCAAAATGGGAGATACTTTGAAGTATCAGCTTAAAAATATTGATGGAGCAGAAGTATTTAAGGATATTAAGGAATTTATAACTCAAGTTGAAGAAGACCTAAACATAAAAATGGATACAGACATTTTAATAGGCACTGCACTTCATATGGGATGTATGATAGACAGGCTGAAAGCTGGCGGTGCTATAATAGAATTCGAAAATTGCAAGGAGTATATAAAGCAAAATCCTGAGCTTTATAGAGTAGTAAAAAATGCTTGCAGCCAGCTTAATAAAAAATATGGTGTATATATACTGGAAGATGAGATTTGTTATATAATGAGTTACTTTGATATAAAAAAATATAGTTAGTAGTCTGCGGCTATTGGTGCCGCATTTTCTTTTTAGTGTTTTGGCATGCAAGTTGCTATATTAATGTAACGTAGCAAGTTATTTTTATAAACAACAATATGAGAGAGGATGAGAGAGATATGAGCTATCAAGAGATTATAATGCAAATAATTATAAGTGGAGGCAATGCCAGGAGCCAAGCTATGGAGGCTATACACTTTGCAAAAGCTGGGCAAATAAAAGAAGCAAGAGAAGCTATAATTAAGGCCGATGAAGAATTATCGCAGGCCCATTCAGTACAAACACAGCTTATTCAAGAGGAGGCAGCAGGCAACAATAAAGAAGTAACGCTTCTTATGGTACACGCACAGGATCACCTAATGAATGCAATAACTGTAAAGGATCTTGCGCAGGAATTTATCGATATGTATGAAAAATTGTTTAATAAATAAAACACTATTTAAAACACTCAAAACACTAATGATAAAAAGTAAAACACTATAAAACAAGTAAAACACTAAAGATAAATTAAAACACTATAATATAAAACCGTCTTAAATTGCTATGAATCACATGAAATCAAACAGAAAATAATAAGAAAAGTGTTTTGGCACGATACTTGCTTATAATATTTATGCAGACAAAAATAACATAAGTAATTAAAAAATAAAATTGGAAAGGAGGAGGTAAGAGTGAAAAGGATTACCTTGGTTTGTGGGGCAGGAATGTCAACAAGTCTTCTAGTTGTAAAAATGAATGATGCTGCCAATAAACTTGGAATAGAAGCTAAAATAATTGCTGTAGCGGAAGCAGAGTTAAGGCATCATATCGATGAAACAGATGTACTACTTTTGGGTCCTCAAGTAAGATTTTTATTAAACAAATACAAAACAGCTTATGAACCAAAAGGAGTTAAAGTCGATGTTATAAACAGCATTGACTACGGAATGATGAATGGAGAAAAGGTTTTAAATCATGCCTTAACTTTGTTAAGCAAATAAGTATTTATTAAGTATCTAATGAAATTATAAATAATTATTTAACGGGGGGAATTTTAATGAAAGGACTAATTAACTTTCTGGAAAAGTACTTTGTACCTGTAGCAGGAAAAATCGGTTCACAGAGACATCTTGTGGCTATACGTGATGGTTTTGTTACTATAATGCCTTTAATTCTTATAGGATCCTTGGCAGTACTTTTTAATAATCTTCCAATACCAGGCTGGGGAGACTTCATGAAGAACATCTTTGGTGAGAAGTGGAACAGCTTTGGAGGAACACTCTGGAATGGTACCTTTGCCATCATGGCTCTCTTAGTTGTATTTTCAATTAGCTATAATCTTGCTAAGTCCTATGAAAAAGATGGACTTACAGCAGGCGTTGTATCCTTCGGTTCTCTTTTAATGCTTTATGCAGGTTCTGCAAAGGATTGGGCGGTTCCATATGGATATTTAGGAGCTCAAGGTTTGTTTGTTTCATTATTTGTTGCTATCGTTGCTACAGAGCTATTTGTAAAGCTTATGGGAAACAAAAAGCTTGTTATAAAAATGCCTGATGGAGTACCGCCAGCCGTAGGAAGATCCTTTGCTGCACTGCTTCCATCATTAATAGTTTTAGTTATATTTGGATTCTTAAAAATTGGTCTTGACGCTATTGGAGTTCCGGATATTCATAAATTTATATTTGAAATAATTCAAAAGCCACTGCTTGGATTAGCTAGCAGTCTGCCAGCAGCGTTATTGGTTGTTTTCTTGGTTCACCTATTATGGTTCTTTGGTCTTCATGGAACAAACATACTTCTCCCAATTACAAGTGCACTGTTTTTACCTTTAATGGAGGCTAATGTTAATGCCTTCAAGGCAGGAAAAGCTGCAGAGCATATAGTTACATCTTCCTTCTTTGACACCTTTGTGTATATGGGAGGTGCAGGAACTTCCATATGTCTTCTGATAGCAATAATGATAATTGGAAAGAGAGAAGAAAATAAAGTTAAAGCAAGGCTTGGAATAGCTCCAGCAGCCTTTAATATCAATGAGCCAGTGCTATTTGGAATGCCTCTTGTTTTAAACCCAATTTATGTTATTCCATTTATACTTCTTCCGGTAATATTAACAATTACAAGTTACACAGCAATAGCTATTGGTCTTGTTCCGAAAACTATAGCAATAGTTCACTGGACTATGCCTCCGATTATAAGCGGCTTCCTTGCAACAGGTTCAATTAGAGGTATAATCCTTCAGCTCATAAATCTTGCCATAGGAATATTAATTTATATGCCGTTCGTAATTGTGGCTGAAAAGCACGCAAGAGATATGGAATTTAAGAACAATTCCAATTCATTGAATGCATAATTAGAATATAAAAATTTTAGAGAAACTCTAACCGTAAGTGTTAGAGTTTCTTAATTTAATCTATATAGGAGTGGATTATATGGAAAGAAAGCTTGGAATATCAGTTTATGTAGAAAATGCTACAGTAGAAGAAAATATTAATTATATACAGCTTGCTGCAAGCTATGGATTTAAAAGAATTTTTACTTGTCTTATATCTGCTAATGGGAAATCAATAGATGAAACTATAAAAGAATTTAAAATCTTAACTTCTTGTGCTAATAAGCACAACATGGAAGTAATTGCAGATATAGATCATACAGTATTTGAAAAGTACGGTGCTTCTATACATGATTTATCTTTCTTTAAAGAACTTGGACTATCTGGTATTAGGCTTGATATGGGATTTAGCGGTTTAGAAGAGTCAATAATGAGCTGTAATCCTTACGAAATAAAAATTGAACTTAATATGAGCAATGGAACAAAATATGTGGATAATATTTTGTCCTACAGACCTAATAGCGAAAATATCATAGGATGCCATAATTTTTATCCAAGGCTATATACAGGCTTAAGCCTTAATCATTTTTTGATGTGTTCAAAACAGTTTAAGGAACTTGGGATAAGAACAGCCGCCTTTGTAAATTCAAAAAGTGCAAGCTTTGGGCCTTGGCCAGTATCAGAAGGCCTATGCACTTTAGAAATGCATCGAAACCTGCCTATAGACGTTCAGACAAAGCATCTTTATGCATCAGGTTTAATTGATGATGTAATTATAGCTAATGCTTTTGCATCAGAGGAGGAGCTTAAAAAAATCAGTAGATTAAATAAAAATATGCTCCAATTTAATATACAATTTGTTTCAAATGCTACAGAACTAGATAAAAAAATAGTACTGGAGGAAACTCATTTTAACAGAGGTGATGTATCCGAGTATGTAATTAGATCTACACAAAGCAGAGTTAAATACAAGGGTCATGAATTTCCAGCCTATAACATTGTAGACATAAAAAAAGGTGATATAATTATAGATTCATCGCTTTATGGAAGGTATGCAGGAGAGCTTCAAGTGGCTCTTAAGGATATGAAAAATACAGGAAAAACAAATATAGTGGGAAAAGTCGTTCCAGAAGAAATATTTTTGCTTGATTATATTGAGCCCTGGAGTAAATTTAGTTTTATAGAAGAAAGATAAAAGGCTGCAGCT
The genomic region above belongs to Clostridium swellfunianum and contains:
- the lysA gene encoding diaminopimelate decarboxylase; protein product: MEFFGTTKVVDNVLNIGGVDATQLVKQYGTPLYVIDEELVREKCKRYYKSFAVKERGNRVAYAGKAFLTLAMCQVIAEEGLCLDVVSGGELYTAIKSKFPIENVYFHGNNKTFEEIDMGIKYGVGKFVVDNFYEIERIDEIAKTYDKVQKILLRITPGIEAHTHEYIKTGQIDSKFGFTILNNNTLNAVKRAIELPNIELVGLHCHIGSQIFDITPYEDAVDVMLSLVASIRQGLGYELKELDLGGGFGIHYRSGDNPKTVEQFCSAILSRADKTAAELGITLPSLTIEPGRSIIGKAGTTLYTVGAIKEIPEVRKYVAVDGGMTDNIRPALYKAEYECVIANRVEAASKEKVTISGKCCESGDILLNDVQIPKAQSGDILAVLSTGAYGYSMSSNYNKIPKAAVVFVKDGQSKLVCKRQTYEDVINNEMML
- a CDS encoding PTS sugar transporter subunit IIC, whose amino-acid sequence is MKGLINFLEKYFVPVAGKIGSQRHLVAIRDGFVTIMPLILIGSLAVLFNNLPIPGWGDFMKNIFGEKWNSFGGTLWNGTFAIMALLVVFSISYNLAKSYEKDGLTAGVVSFGSLLMLYAGSAKDWAVPYGYLGAQGLFVSLFVAIVATELFVKLMGNKKLVIKMPDGVPPAVGRSFAALLPSLIVLVIFGFLKIGLDAIGVPDIHKFIFEIIQKPLLGLASSLPAALLVVFLVHLLWFFGLHGTNILLPITSALFLPLMEANVNAFKAGKAAEHIVTSSFFDTFVYMGGAGTSICLLIAIMIIGKREENKVKARLGIAPAAFNINEPVLFGMPLVLNPIYVIPFILLPVILTITSYTAIAIGLVPKTIAIVHWTMPPIISGFLATGSIRGIILQLINLAIGILIYMPFVIVAEKHARDMEFKNNSNSLNA
- a CDS encoding DUF871 domain-containing protein — its product is MERKLGISVYVENATVEENINYIQLAASYGFKRIFTCLISANGKSIDETIKEFKILTSCANKHNMEVIADIDHTVFEKYGASIHDLSFFKELGLSGIRLDMGFSGLEESIMSCNPYEIKIELNMSNGTKYVDNILSYRPNSENIIGCHNFYPRLYTGLSLNHFLMCSKQFKELGIRTAAFVNSKSASFGPWPVSEGLCTLEMHRNLPIDVQTKHLYASGLIDDVIIANAFASEEELKKISRLNKNMLQFNIQFVSNATELDKKIVLEETHFNRGDVSEYVIRSTQSRVKYKGHEFPAYNIVDIKKGDIIIDSSLYGRYAGELQVALKDMKNTGKTNIVGKVVPEEIFLLDYIEPWSKFSFIEER
- a CDS encoding PTS sugar transporter subunit IIB encodes the protein MKRITLVCGAGMSTSLLVVKMNDAANKLGIEAKIIAVAEAELRHHIDETDVLLLGPQVRFLLNKYKTAYEPKGVKVDVINSIDYGMMNGEKVLNHALTLLSK
- a CDS encoding DUF438 domain-containing protein; amino-acid sequence: MERIDKLVELLQKLNSGDITPELRQEALKMVSNIDPLELSLAEQKLIENGTKPEDLRHLCDIHMEVLKDELDKLRLSLTSDHVLTTMIEEHEEILKRLTRLEELNSKIQKMNSFDKNTSLFNELLNLAVEIIGAEPHHKREEDVLFPELEKRGVTGPTRVMRMEHDMLRAKKHEIKSLSEKVENMDFAEFKSQLNEAAKYLIFNLRDHIYKENHILYPSSVQTLKDSKLWQTMKKACDEIGYCSFTPWK
- a CDS encoding sigma 54-interacting transcriptional regulator, with product MKRIELVYEKLKELDNGSGVSALELAEALGISRANASSDLNRLCEEGKASKSNGRPVLFKITEEGLAEKERESTTIDKFAAKNQSLFSAVEQAKAAILYPPKGMHILILGDTGVGKSMFAGLIHKYAIEMEKLRKEAPFVTFNCADYANNPQLLISQLFGTKKGAYTGADSDKQGLIEKANGGILFLDEVHRLPPEGQEMFFTFMDKGIYRRLGETEQERKASVIIISATTENPDSALLRTFTRRIPMIIRIPSLSERSLEERFHLISSFFREESSRLDREIMVSVNSMRALLSYGCSNNIGQLKTDIQLVCAKAYADFIAHRKNGITITSSELPSYIREGLYRETEHRQIWNKLIGINKRYCIFDNSSDEILFEEEQKEENIYEMIDIRFHELKGKGINGSQLEQEMEKDIDDYFTKYLYTVNRRIDITNLENLISHEIVDVVQEIISFSEDRLKKNLSQKVYYGMAVHIANSIERIKRNKKIINPQLNKIRTEHPEEFSAALDCLKIIERCLDITIPIDEAGFLAMFLVYDDRERIEEQEEVKVIVIAHGDTTAASMAEVSNKLLGIKHVMGINAPLEEKPQQVLSRLKTMVKENTITSDILLLVDMGSLTTFGEELEKEFNINTRTIPLVSTLHVLEAARKSMLGYSLEQVYMETMNVNRFIEHEGEKEELEESVKNKMAIITICTTGEGSARTIKEFLEAELQFDRSILEIIPLNIVAKENISTRLRAISRDKTVLCLVSSFNISSKLPKFGLHEVLSRKAIEQIQKLIDIETTYIKMGDTLKYQLKNIDGAEVFKDIKEFITQVEEDLNIKMDTDILIGTALHMGCMIDRLKAGGAIIEFENCKEYIKQNPELYRVVKNACSQLNKKYGVYILEDEICYIMSYFDIKKYS
- a CDS encoding PTS lactose/cellobiose transporter subunit IIA gives rise to the protein MSYQEIIMQIIISGGNARSQAMEAIHFAKAGQIKEAREAIIKADEELSQAHSVQTQLIQEEAAGNNKEVTLLMVHAQDHLMNAITVKDLAQEFIDMYEKLFNK